In Thermococcus thioreducens, a genomic segment contains:
- a CDS encoding MFS transporter, producing MEEKEKKIFGVSWNVFLLGIVSFLNDMSSEMIMPIMPSYLMEVLNAGKLLSGSVMGAIESMSSLFKVAFGYVSDRFRKRKAFVFAGYALSTLAKGALALTRYWWDFLLLRAVDRIGKGIRTAPRDALIAESSEKGKTGKSFGFHRMMDTLGAVAGPLVAIGLIELLKSIPSETMYRYIFLLSALPGAISLFVIILFVRDRGGEVKKKIRGISTLRDRNLQLFLAVIAIGALGRYSYAFTMWKAQELGYSVVQSIAFYALFNLIYALSAYPLGVYSDSFGKKRMITIGFGVAALAALAFAYAEDFYTLIAAFVLYGIYIAIEDTIPRAYMADLAREYEKGTIIGAYHTVFGIFVLPASVIAGWLWGSYSLAYSFTFAALMNVTAMVLMTFVEE from the coding sequence ATGGAAGAAAAAGAAAAGAAAATCTTCGGCGTGAGCTGGAACGTCTTCCTTCTCGGAATCGTCAGCTTCCTCAACGACATGAGCAGCGAGATGATAATGCCCATAATGCCGAGCTACCTGATGGAGGTCCTGAATGCTGGAAAGCTCCTCAGCGGCTCCGTCATGGGTGCGATAGAGAGCATGAGCTCCCTCTTCAAGGTTGCCTTCGGTTACGTGAGCGACCGCTTTAGAAAGAGGAAGGCCTTTGTCTTCGCCGGTTACGCCCTCTCGACCCTGGCCAAAGGGGCTTTAGCGCTGACCCGCTACTGGTGGGACTTTCTGCTCCTGCGCGCGGTGGACAGGATAGGCAAGGGGATAAGAACCGCCCCCAGGGATGCGCTTATAGCGGAATCAAGCGAGAAAGGAAAAACAGGCAAATCCTTCGGCTTCCACCGTATGATGGACACCCTCGGGGCCGTAGCCGGTCCGCTCGTTGCAATAGGCCTCATAGAGCTCCTCAAGAGCATTCCCTCCGAGACCATGTACCGCTACATCTTCCTGCTCTCGGCCCTTCCTGGGGCTATATCTCTCTTCGTAATAATCCTCTTCGTGAGGGACAGGGGCGGTGAGGTCAAGAAGAAGATCAGGGGAATCTCAACGCTGAGGGACAGAAACCTGCAGCTCTTTCTGGCGGTCATTGCCATCGGGGCACTGGGGAGGTACAGCTACGCCTTCACGATGTGGAAGGCACAGGAGCTCGGCTACTCCGTTGTCCAGAGCATAGCCTTCTACGCCCTCTTCAACCTCATCTACGCCCTCTCAGCTTATCCCCTGGGGGTTTACTCGGACAGTTTCGGCAAGAAGAGGATGATAACCATCGGCTTTGGTGTCGCCGCGCTGGCGGCCTTGGCTTTTGCCTACGCGGAGGACTTCTACACGCTCATAGCGGCCTTCGTTCTCTACGGAATCTACATCGCCATCGAGGACACCATCCCAAGGGCCTACATGGCTGACCTGGCAAGGGAATACGAGAAGGGCACCATAATAGGTGCGTACCACACCGTCTTTGGAATCTTCGTCCTTCCGGCGTCGGTGATAGCGGGCTGGCTCTGGGGGAGCTACTCCCTGGCATATTCTTTCACCTTTGCGGCTTTGATGAACGTTACTGCCATGGTTCTAATGACCTTTGTGGAGGAATAG
- a CDS encoding PadR family transcriptional regulator: protein MKYRDFLTLHILHHASEEPVTGSFLMRELEKHGYSISPGTIYPLLHSLEGEGLLKSHWEVRDGRRVRVYEITENGREILEEGKKKLKELCLELLGE, encoded by the coding sequence ATGAAGTACCGTGACTTTCTCACCCTGCACATACTCCACCATGCGAGCGAAGAACCCGTCACAGGTTCGTTCCTGATGAGAGAACTTGAGAAACACGGCTACAGCATCAGTCCAGGAACCATTTATCCTCTCCTCCACTCCCTCGAAGGGGAAGGCCTCCTGAAGAGCCACTGGGAGGTAAGGGACGGCAGGCGGGTTAGGGTCTACGAGATAACTGAGAATGGGAGAGAGATACTGGAAGAGGGCAAGAAGAAGCTGAAGGAGCTCTGTCTCGAACTGCTGGGGGAGTGA
- a CDS encoding PaaI family thioesterase has translation MEQRTHRLTSQKLVGKPVKIEKNYAEVLLKTTEEMAVDEYGLVHGGFTFGLADYAAMLAVNEPTVVLGKAEVKFLKPVKVGEKLIAKAEVIEESGGGVRDGTSPRRKKIVNAEVFNERNEKVFEGTFHCYVLEKHVLE, from the coding sequence ATGGAGCAGAGGACTCACAGACTGACCTCCCAAAAATTGGTTGGAAAGCCCGTGAAAATCGAGAAGAACTATGCGGAAGTCCTTCTGAAGACCACAGAGGAGATGGCCGTCGATGAATACGGCCTCGTGCACGGCGGCTTCACATTCGGTTTAGCCGACTACGCGGCGATGCTCGCTGTGAACGAGCCCACCGTCGTCCTCGGGAAGGCTGAGGTAAAGTTCCTGAAGCCAGTTAAGGTCGGTGAAAAGCTGATAGCCAAAGCAGAGGTTATAGAAGAGTCTGGAGGGGGTGTGAGGGACGGAACGTCCCCCCGGAGGAAGAAAATCGTAAATGCAGAGGTCTTCAACGAGAGGAACGAGAAGGTCTTTGAGGGAACCTTCCACTGCTACGTCCTAGAGAAGCACGTGCTCGAATGA
- a CDS encoding DUF2240 family protein, producing MHPIKRAVEYKGSIEFTRSELVGILAFSLRLMDVKSAKELIAKSLEEGLLEEKGGLLVVNKALLSEEEAGEDFFNEMVSYIAEALGWEREEVIEGIKSLRERYGDLDERVLVYLLGMDKGVDMSRFRDRLEL from the coding sequence GTGCACCCGATAAAACGGGCGGTTGAGTATAAGGGCTCTATTGAGTTCACCCGGAGCGAGCTCGTTGGGATACTTGCCTTCAGCCTCCGCCTAATGGATGTGAAGAGCGCGAAGGAACTCATAGCAAAGTCCCTGGAGGAGGGACTCCTGGAGGAAAAGGGCGGCCTTCTTGTTGTCAACAAAGCCCTGCTCTCGGAGGAAGAGGCAGGTGAGGACTTTTTCAATGAAATGGTCTCTTACATAGCTGAGGCCCTCGGCTGGGAGAGGGAGGAGGTCATCGAGGGGATAAAATCCCTTCGCGAGCGCTACGGCGACCTGGACGAAAGGGTTCTGGTCTATCTCCTCGGGATGGACAAGGGCGTTGATATGTCCCGGTTCAGGGACAGGCTTGAGCTTTAG
- a CDS encoding substrate-binding domain-containing protein, translated as MNKRVNTLVLLVLLLTGLSYGCIGSTNGTQTATEKPKVLTISTTTSLYDTGILENVVAPIFKEKYNIELRFIPKGTGGAILDAKSGASDAILVHALPKEQAFMEEGYGVNRKVFAYNFFVIVGPKDDPAGIRGLSVSEALKKIVEYGRAHPDKIVWVSRDDGSGTNTKEIALWKNAGFDFNELKNESWFGTTGAGMGNTLLYTSERKAYTLSDIGTYLKYQKEGKINLDVLVDKGEELINVYAIIIINPKKIPDKDFEGAMLLAEWLTSEEGQKAIAEYGKDEFGRPLFYPAVPVLKSEQGDVFRWILKYGFMKDGDKYTECPEKFRYQPKYDFFEFPASVVEG; from the coding sequence ATGAATAAGAGGGTAAACACACTTGTTTTGCTGGTTCTGCTCCTAACTGGGCTTTCCTACGGATGTATAGGGAGCACCAACGGGACTCAAACGGCGACGGAGAAGCCCAAGGTTCTTACGATTTCAACCACCACCAGCCTCTACGATACCGGAATCCTTGAGAACGTGGTTGCACCAATTTTCAAGGAGAAGTACAACATAGAGCTCCGCTTCATCCCCAAGGGGACAGGGGGAGCGATTCTCGATGCTAAAAGCGGTGCCAGCGATGCCATACTCGTGCATGCACTCCCGAAGGAACAGGCCTTCATGGAGGAGGGCTACGGGGTGAACAGAAAGGTCTTTGCTTACAACTTCTTCGTGATAGTTGGTCCCAAGGACGACCCGGCTGGAATTAGAGGTTTAAGCGTTTCCGAGGCGCTCAAGAAGATCGTCGAGTACGGCAGGGCCCATCCCGACAAAATCGTCTGGGTCTCAAGGGACGACGGCTCCGGAACAAACACGAAGGAAATAGCCCTGTGGAAGAACGCTGGCTTCGATTTCAACGAGCTGAAGAACGAGAGCTGGTTCGGAACCACCGGTGCCGGAATGGGCAACACGCTCCTATACACGAGCGAGAGGAAGGCCTACACCCTCTCGGACATAGGAACCTACCTCAAATACCAGAAGGAGGGCAAGATAAACCTGGACGTCCTCGTTGACAAGGGGGAGGAGCTCATAAACGTCTACGCCATAATCATAATCAACCCAAAGAAGATACCCGACAAGGACTTTGAGGGTGCAATGCTCCTCGCCGAGTGGCTCACCAGCGAGGAGGGACAGAAGGCCATAGCGGAGTACGGAAAGGACGAGTTTGGAAGGCCCCTGTTCTATCCGGCAGTTCCGGTCCTCAAGAGCGAGCAGGGGGATGTCTTCAGGTGGATCCTCAAGTACGGCTTCATGAAGGACGGGGATAAATACACCGAATGCCCGGAGAAGTTCAGGTATCAGCCCAAATACGACTTCTTCGAGTTCCCAGCGTCTGTGGTTGAAGGCTAA
- a CDS encoding ABC transporter permease, whose translation MAWDYIIQGFSEAVKLIDDPYVIEIAIRSIKVSGMATLMAVAWSLPISVLLGLKDFPCKWLVKTLINGLMGVPTVIWGLVLYLMFVPLGPLGSLGLLYTEMGISVGQALLITPIIMSIVVNSLESIEGEIRELALTLGADELRASFQVVRESVGGIVLAIIAAFNRAIAELGIALMIGGNIYVRGGVYNTRVLTTAIQMYTVRAEISIAIALGIILMGIVLAVNLLSNLVRKWLE comes from the coding sequence ATGGCGTGGGACTACATAATCCAGGGATTTTCAGAGGCTGTGAAGCTGATAGACGACCCCTACGTGATAGAGATAGCCATCCGTTCCATCAAGGTTTCTGGCATGGCCACACTGATGGCGGTGGCATGGTCTCTGCCGATTTCAGTGCTCCTCGGCCTGAAAGATTTCCCCTGCAAGTGGCTGGTTAAGACTCTGATAAACGGTCTCATGGGAGTTCCGACCGTTATCTGGGGCCTGGTGCTCTACCTGATGTTCGTCCCCCTCGGCCCGCTCGGTTCTCTCGGCCTTCTCTACACGGAGATGGGGATAAGCGTCGGTCAAGCATTGTTGATAACCCCGATAATCATGAGTATAGTCGTGAACTCGCTGGAGTCGATAGAGGGCGAGATTAGGGAGCTGGCTTTGACGTTGGGGGCCGATGAATTACGTGCATCCTTCCAGGTGGTCCGGGAGAGCGTCGGAGGGATAGTCTTGGCGATTATCGCGGCCTTCAACAGGGCCATAGCCGAGCTTGGCATAGCCTTAATGATAGGCGGTAACATCTACGTCAGGGGCGGCGTTTACAACACCAGGGTTCTCACCACTGCCATACAGATGTACACCGTCAGGGCGGAGATAAGCATAGCGATTGCCCTCGGCATAATCCTCATGGGCATAGTCCTCGCCGTAAACCTGCTCTCAAACCTCGTGAGGAAGTGGTTGGAATGA
- a CDS encoding ABC transporter ATP-binding protein, with product MIVRAENLVKSYEDHRALDGVSLEVKKGEIFCVMGHSGAGKTTLLRILALLERPDSGEYFFDGKPVNWSRPGELRKNITMVFQTPVMFNTTVFKNIAYGLKLRGYSRAEIEKKVHEVLSLVRLEGYEKRKAKTLSGGEKQRVAIARAIVLEPKLLLMDEPTANLDPTNSAIIEDIVKEITKKNGTTIVFSTHNMFQAKRLADRVAHMYAGRIVEVGKTRDIFENPENELTRKFINGELF from the coding sequence ATGATAGTGAGGGCCGAGAACTTAGTCAAGAGCTACGAAGACCACAGAGCGCTGGACGGTGTGAGCCTTGAGGTCAAAAAGGGCGAGATATTCTGCGTCATGGGGCACAGCGGGGCCGGGAAGACCACCCTGCTGAGGATTTTAGCTTTACTTGAGAGGCCCGACTCGGGGGAGTACTTTTTCGATGGGAAGCCTGTCAACTGGAGCCGGCCGGGGGAGCTGAGAAAAAACATCACCATGGTGTTTCAGACCCCGGTAATGTTCAACACGACCGTTTTCAAGAACATCGCCTATGGGTTAAAGCTGAGGGGCTACTCCAGGGCAGAGATAGAGAAAAAAGTTCACGAGGTGCTCTCCCTTGTGAGGCTTGAGGGCTACGAAAAGAGAAAGGCCAAAACGCTGTCCGGCGGAGAAAAACAGAGGGTCGCCATAGCGAGGGCGATAGTCCTTGAGCCGAAGCTCCTCCTGATGGACGAGCCTACAGCCAACCTTGACCCAACGAACTCGGCCATAATAGAGGACATCGTAAAGGAAATCACCAAGAAAAACGGCACGACGATAGTCTTCTCGACCCACAACATGTTCCAGGCGAAGAGGCTCGCCGACAGGGTCGCCCACATGTACGCTGGAAGGATAGTCGAGGTGGGGAAAACGAGGGATATCTTTGAAAACCCGGAGAACGAACTGACCCGGAAGTTCATAAACGGTGAGCTGTTCTGA
- a CDS encoding nicotinamidase, giving the protein MPEEALIVVDMQRDFMPGGALPVPDGDRIITRCNRYIKAFMERGALIVATRDWHPENHISFRERGGPWPKHCVQNTPGAEFVVELPADAVIISKATEPDKEAYSGFEGTELAEILKKRGVKRVYICGVATEYCVKATALDAVKHGFETYLLRDAVKGIKPEDEELALRELESAGVKVL; this is encoded by the coding sequence ATGCCCGAGGAGGCCCTTATAGTTGTTGACATGCAGAGGGATTTCATGCCCGGCGGTGCTCTGCCCGTTCCGGATGGCGACAGGATAATCACCAGGTGCAACCGCTACATCAAAGCCTTTATGGAGCGGGGGGCGCTGATAGTTGCCACCCGCGACTGGCACCCAGAGAACCACATCAGCTTTAGAGAGCGTGGCGGCCCTTGGCCGAAGCACTGCGTCCAGAACACTCCAGGGGCAGAGTTCGTGGTGGAACTTCCGGCCGATGCGGTGATAATATCCAAGGCGACGGAGCCGGATAAGGAGGCATACTCCGGCTTTGAGGGCACCGAGCTGGCTGAGATACTTAAAAAGCGCGGGGTCAAGAGGGTCTACATCTGCGGAGTGGCCACGGAGTACTGCGTTAAAGCGACGGCCCTCGATGCCGTCAAACACGGCTTTGAGACCTACCTCCTCCGCGACGCAGTTAAGGGCATTAAGCCTGAGGACGAGGAGCTTGCTTTAAGGGAGCTTGAGAGTGCTGGTGTGAAGGTTCTTTAG
- a CDS encoding AI-2E family transporter produces MRAEKLVWAATVLIIIYISWEAISPLITPMFFGLILAYAAHPIHRRLSPRIGGMKSALLLTMGMLGLGSIVTFEILMISVQVASSFYHSVVDFFRWLMTQPLPPEVLDFLQNFFNQLVPRLSDYISRQAFSLPMYLLQLVVFLFTFYYALAFSREIAEEIRLAIPERNRHLGEEILESLNKTLGALVRAWLVLNVVKGVLMTLGFIAFGVSDVYTAIVAGFLTFIFSFVPLFEGWMIWLIAAAYFIKNGAYFHAAGIALYGFLLVSPMPDYTIRPMMVAKDTNLDETLVFIGMIGGTWAMGVKGLIIGPIVLNLLLVLLKEWKRAISKEPSHQHSQAPLKQAPRPQA; encoded by the coding sequence ATGAGGGCAGAGAAACTGGTCTGGGCGGCCACGGTGCTCATAATAATCTACATCTCATGGGAGGCTATCAGCCCGCTGATAACACCGATGTTCTTCGGCCTGATTTTAGCTTACGCGGCCCATCCAATCCACCGGCGGCTGAGCCCCAGGATTGGAGGAATGAAATCAGCCCTCCTTCTTACGATGGGGATGCTCGGTCTTGGAAGTATCGTTACCTTCGAGATCCTCATGATATCGGTTCAGGTTGCATCGTCCTTCTACCACAGCGTTGTCGATTTCTTCAGGTGGCTGATGACACAGCCACTGCCCCCCGAAGTTCTCGACTTTCTCCAGAACTTCTTCAATCAGCTGGTTCCCAGGCTTTCGGACTATATATCGAGGCAGGCGTTCTCGCTCCCCATGTACCTTCTCCAGCTCGTTGTCTTTCTGTTCACGTTCTATTACGCGCTCGCCTTTTCCAGGGAGATAGCGGAGGAGATACGCCTGGCGATACCCGAGAGAAACCGCCACCTGGGAGAGGAGATACTGGAGAGCCTTAACAAGACCCTCGGAGCGCTCGTGAGGGCGTGGCTCGTCCTCAATGTCGTTAAGGGCGTGCTCATGACACTGGGCTTCATAGCTTTTGGGGTCTCCGACGTATATACGGCGATAGTTGCGGGCTTCCTGACGTTCATCTTCTCATTCGTGCCCCTCTTCGAGGGCTGGATGATATGGCTTATCGCGGCTGCATACTTTATCAAAAACGGGGCATACTTCCACGCGGCAGGAATAGCGCTCTACGGCTTCCTGCTGGTCTCCCCCATGCCAGACTACACTATAAGGCCCATGATGGTGGCGAAAGACACAAACCTAGACGAGACCCTGGTCTTCATCGGAATGATAGGCGGAACCTGGGCCATGGGAGTGAAGGGCCTGATAATCGGCCCGATAGTCCTCAACCTTCTCCTGGTTCTCCTGAAAGAATGGAAGAGGGCCATATCTAAAGAACCTTCACACCAGCACTCTCAAGCTCCCTTAAAGCAAGCTCCTCGTCCTCAGGCTTAA
- a CDS encoding DUF4152 family protein yields the protein MRIVSADTGGALLTEDYEPVGLIATAAVLVDKPYRTATLSIVKYGNPFDYDMSGRQAVREEAFLAVELARKVRPDVIHLDSTLGGIEVRKLDGPTIDALTITDRGKEVWKDLAKDLQPLAKKFWEETGIEIIAIGKSSVPVRIAEIYSGIYTAKWAVEYARENGKAIVGLPRYMTVEIRPGKIYGESLDPREGGLFGEIEANTEGIGWEIYPNPLVRRFMVLEVWRE from the coding sequence ATGAGGATAGTTTCGGCCGACACAGGCGGTGCGTTGCTGACCGAGGACTACGAGCCGGTCGGGCTTATAGCGACCGCGGCTGTACTTGTTGACAAGCCCTACAGGACGGCAACGCTGAGCATCGTTAAGTACGGAAACCCCTTTGACTACGACATGAGCGGAAGACAGGCCGTCCGAGAGGAGGCTTTTCTGGCTGTTGAACTTGCCAGAAAGGTAAGGCCAGATGTGATACATCTCGACTCGACCCTCGGCGGGATCGAGGTCAGAAAGCTCGACGGACCGACGATTGACGCTTTAACTATAACCGACCGGGGCAAGGAAGTTTGGAAGGATCTCGCTAAAGACCTTCAGCCCCTGGCAAAGAAGTTCTGGGAGGAGACTGGCATTGAAATAATCGCCATCGGCAAGTCCAGCGTCCCGGTGAGGATAGCGGAGATCTACTCAGGCATCTACACCGCAAAGTGGGCGGTTGAGTATGCAAGGGAAAACGGGAAGGCCATCGTCGGTCTGCCGAGGTACATGACGGTGGAGATTCGTCCCGGGAAAATCTATGGGGAAAGCTTAGACCCCCGAGAGGGCGGCCTCTTCGGGGAAATCGAGGCAAACACGGAGGGAATCGGCTGGGAGATCTACCCGAACCCCCTCGTGAGGCGCTTTATGGTGCTGGAAGTGTGGAGGGAGTGA
- the iorA gene encoding indolepyruvate ferredoxin oxidoreductase subunit alpha, translating to MEAVKAYPSDSAELKAKKREKKLLMGNEAIAYGALESGVVFATGYPGTPSTEVIETIAHLKPEVFAEWAPNEKVALEEAAGVAYTGLRALVTMKCVGLNVAADPLMSLAYSGVEGGLVILVADDPGPHTSQTEQDDRYYGKISLLPVLEPADPQEAHDLIIYAYELSERYKVPVIFRTTTRVNHTTADVEVGEFVELEREPKFKKDIERYVRASMEGNRKRHKWLNETLAKIEEEFSSMPFNWVEGEGRIGIIVEGAPYNYVREVLPKLDGDFKVLKLSTPHPLPRKLVVEFLKSVEFAVVIEDGAPFLEEEVKIAAYEAGLSVPVYGKRTGHFPLEGELTPSLVRNALLRLIGEEGETYEKPEEVKLAESLAPKRPPVMCPGCPHRGSYRAALDALRDLKLGRYSVPIHGDIGCYALSLLPPLEAIWTEYVMGASISLANGQSVALNKKVIATIGDSTFFHNGIQPLIDAVYKNLNVLVMILDNRTTAMTGHQPHPGTGGSETGRRFNEIDIEALVKALGVRYVKTVDPYDLKATREAIKEAMKIEGPAVIIAKQECVIPVIRRGEIGEIPLVVEEKCTGCKACILLTGCPALVYDPETNKVRIDSLLCTGCGVCNQLCPFDAIKFPGELEKS from the coding sequence ATGGAGGCGGTTAAAGCTTATCCTTCTGACTCAGCAGAACTCAAGGCCAAGAAGCGTGAGAAAAAGCTCCTCATGGGCAACGAGGCAATAGCATACGGCGCCCTTGAGAGCGGTGTTGTCTTTGCGACAGGATACCCCGGAACCCCTTCAACGGAGGTAATCGAGACCATAGCGCATCTCAAGCCGGAGGTATTCGCCGAATGGGCCCCCAACGAGAAAGTGGCTTTAGAGGAAGCGGCCGGCGTTGCATACACCGGCCTCCGGGCGCTAGTCACGATGAAGTGCGTCGGCCTGAACGTTGCCGCCGACCCGCTCATGAGTTTGGCATATTCCGGTGTTGAGGGTGGCTTGGTCATCCTCGTCGCCGACGACCCCGGTCCGCACACCAGCCAGACCGAGCAGGACGACAGGTATTATGGAAAAATCTCACTCCTCCCGGTTCTTGAGCCAGCCGACCCGCAGGAGGCCCACGATTTAATCATCTACGCCTACGAACTGAGCGAGCGCTACAAGGTTCCCGTGATATTCAGGACGACGACAAGGGTCAACCACACCACGGCCGACGTGGAAGTCGGCGAGTTCGTCGAGCTTGAGCGCGAGCCGAAGTTCAAGAAGGACATAGAGCGCTATGTCAGAGCCAGCATGGAGGGCAACAGGAAGAGGCACAAGTGGCTCAACGAGACGCTGGCGAAGATAGAGGAGGAGTTCAGCTCGATGCCCTTCAACTGGGTCGAGGGCGAGGGAAGGATTGGAATAATCGTCGAGGGCGCGCCCTACAACTACGTGAGGGAGGTTCTGCCAAAGCTCGACGGTGACTTCAAGGTTCTCAAGCTCTCCACGCCACATCCTCTTCCGCGGAAGCTCGTGGTTGAGTTCCTCAAGAGCGTGGAGTTCGCGGTGGTTATAGAGGACGGTGCCCCGTTCCTTGAGGAGGAGGTCAAGATAGCGGCCTACGAGGCGGGATTAAGCGTTCCAGTCTACGGCAAGAGAACCGGCCACTTCCCGCTTGAGGGCGAACTGACGCCGAGCCTTGTGAGAAACGCGCTGTTGAGGCTCATCGGAGAGGAAGGGGAGACCTACGAGAAGCCGGAGGAAGTGAAACTGGCAGAAAGCCTCGCCCCGAAGAGGCCTCCGGTGATGTGTCCCGGCTGTCCGCACAGGGGGAGCTACAGAGCGGCCCTCGACGCTTTGAGGGATTTAAAGCTCGGAAGGTACAGCGTCCCGATTCACGGCGACATAGGCTGCTATGCACTGTCACTCCTTCCGCCGCTTGAGGCGATATGGACAGAATATGTCATGGGAGCGAGCATAAGCCTTGCCAACGGCCAGAGCGTGGCGCTGAACAAGAAGGTGATAGCCACCATCGGCGACTCGACCTTCTTCCACAACGGAATTCAGCCCCTCATAGATGCCGTTTACAAGAACCTGAACGTTCTGGTCATGATACTCGACAACAGGACGACGGCGATGACCGGCCACCAGCCCCACCCCGGAACCGGAGGTAGCGAAACCGGCAGGAGATTCAACGAGATTGACATAGAAGCGCTCGTCAAGGCTCTGGGCGTCAGGTACGTCAAGACCGTTGACCCCTACGACCTCAAGGCCACGAGGGAGGCCATCAAGGAGGCCATGAAGATTGAAGGGCCGGCTGTGATAATAGCCAAGCAGGAGTGCGTCATCCCGGTCATAAGGCGCGGTGAGATAGGCGAGATACCGCTCGTCGTCGAGGAGAAGTGCACCGGCTGCAAGGCGTGCATACTCTTAACCGGCTGTCCGGCGCTCGTTTATGACCCGGAGACGAACAAGGTGCGCATAGATTCCCTGCTCTGCACCGGCTGCGGCGTCTGCAACCAGCTCTGCCCATTCGATGCGATAAAGTTTCCGGGGGAGCTGGAGAAGAGCTAA
- a CDS encoding YraN family protein produces the protein MGPLYEAEVVSHLKRSGWGIKEVEKEVRDASGRTLTEIDIIAEKNGRTVYVECKRSFDEIDIGQIAKQAGYAKNHGIRTIKIYYAKGPSYPSTYTLQKLREISSKYNVDISLVYLGSNFN, from the coding sequence CTGGGCCCACTCTATGAGGCTGAGGTTGTGAGTCACCTCAAGAGGAGTGGGTGGGGGATAAAGGAAGTCGAGAAGGAGGTTAGGGACGCATCGGGGAGAACCCTAACGGAGATTGACATAATCGCCGAAAAGAACGGGAGGACAGTTTACGTTGAGTGCAAGAGGAGCTTTGATGAAATAGACATCGGGCAGATAGCAAAGCAGGCCGGATATGCCAAGAACCACGGAATAAGGACAATAAAAATTTACTACGCAAAGGGTCCATCATATCCATCCACTTACACCCTCCAGAAGCTCAGGGAGATCAGTTCAAAATACAACGTTGATATAAGCTTGGTTTATCTCGGGTCAAACTTTAACTAA
- a CDS encoding nucleotide pyrophosphohydrolase, whose translation MDFRELEEKLVAFRDARGWGKYHTPKNLAVSAAVELGELLEHFQWESDGEILESVKDPAKKEAISDEIADVVIYLTLLAHELGIDIGEAVERKLGKNGEKYPLRT comes from the coding sequence ATGGATTTCCGGGAGCTTGAGGAGAAGCTTGTGGCATTCCGCGATGCACGTGGCTGGGGGAAATATCACACACCGAAGAACCTGGCGGTATCTGCCGCGGTGGAGCTGGGCGAGCTTTTGGAGCACTTCCAGTGGGAAAGCGATGGGGAGATACTCGAATCCGTGAAGGACCCGGCCAAAAAGGAGGCCATATCTGACGAAATAGCCGACGTCGTGATTTACCTAACCCTCCTCGCCCACGAGCTGGGCATAGACATCGGCGAAGCTGTTGAGAGGAAGCTGGGGAAGAACGGGGAGAAGTACCCGCTCAGGACCTGA
- a CDS encoding HIT family protein, producing the protein MECPFCNAKREAILYDDGIIRILIDSYPANRGHLLVVPGRHVESWEELSGEEKAALIRGMELAMEKLREVLKPDGFNVGMNLGRAAGQTVPHIHLHVIPRWMGDCAHPRGGVRKAVLDLEDENLSMRERWVKNRLREEEVERLREAFRS; encoded by the coding sequence ATGGAGTGTCCGTTCTGCAATGCAAAGCGTGAGGCGATTCTTTACGATGACGGGATCATCAGGATACTCATTGACTCATATCCGGCGAACCGGGGCCACCTGCTGGTGGTTCCTGGGAGACACGTCGAGAGCTGGGAAGAGCTGAGCGGGGAAGAAAAGGCCGCCCTGATAAGGGGCATGGAGCTGGCGATGGAGAAGCTGAGAGAAGTGTTAAAGCCGGACGGGTTCAACGTCGGGATGAACCTCGGAAGAGCGGCCGGCCAGACCGTTCCGCACATTCACCTCCACGTGATTCCCCGCTGGATGGGTGACTGCGCTCATCCCCGGGGAGGGGTTAGAAAAGCCGTGCTCGATTTGGAAGATGAGAACCTGAGCATGAGGGAGCGCTGGGTAAAGAACAGGCTGAGGGAGGAAGAGGTCGAGCGGCTGAGGGAGGCGTTCAGGTCCTGA